A genomic region of Macaca thibetana thibetana isolate TM-01 chromosome 14, ASM2454274v1, whole genome shotgun sequence contains the following coding sequences:
- the LOC126936140 gene encoding LOW QUALITY PROTEIN: olfactory receptor 4C16-like (The sequence of the model RefSeq protein was modified relative to this genomic sequence to represent the inferred CDS: inserted 1 base in 1 codon; deleted 1 base in 1 codon) yields MKTMQLNNSVTEFILLGLTQDPFWKKIVFVSIFFFYLGTLLGNLLIIITIKTSQTLQSPMYFFLFYLSLSDTCFSTSIAPRMIVDALSKNDTISFSECMIQVFTSHFFGCLEIFILILMAVDRYVAICKPLHYMTIMSHRVCGVLVAVAWVGSXVHSLAQIFLALSLPFCGPNVIDHYFCDLQPLLKLACSDTYVVNLLLVSNSGAICTLSFVMLMFSYVIILYSLRNHSAEGRKKALSTCISHIIVVILFFGPCIFIYTRPATTFPMDKMIAVFYTLGTPLLNPLIYTLRNAEVKTAMRKLWSKKLISDVKT; encoded by the exons ATGAAAACCATGCAACTGAATAACAGTGTTACTGAGTTCATTCTGCTCGGGTTGACACAGGATCCTTTTTGGAAGAAAATTGTGTTTGttagtatatttttcttctatttgggGACATTGTTGGGTAACTTGTTGATTATTATCACCATCAAGACCAGCCAGACACTTCAGAGTCCAatgtacttctttcttttctacttatCCTTATCTGATACCTGTTTCTCTACTTCCATAGCCCCTAGAATGATTGTGGATGCCCTTTCAAAGAATGACACTATCTCTTTCAGTGAGTGCATGATCCAAGTCTTTACATCCCATTTCTTTGGCTGCCTGGAGATCTTCATCCTTATCCTCATGGCTGTTGACCGCTATGTGGCCATCTGTAAGCCCCTGCACTATATGACCATCATGAGCCACcgggtgtgtggtgtgttggtGGCTGTGGCCTGGGTGGGAT GTGTGCATTCTTTAGCTCAGATTTTTCTTGCCCTCAGTTTGCCTTTCTGTGGCCCCAATGTGATCGATCACTATTTCTGTGACTTGCAGCCCTTGTTGAAACTAGCCTGTTCAGACACCTATGTGGTCAATCTACTGCTGGTTTCCAACAGTGGGGCCATTTGTACACTGAGTTTTGTCATGCTGATGTTCTCCTATGTCATCATCTTGTATTCTCTGAGAAACCACAGtgctgaaggaagaaagaaagcccTTTCCACCTGCATCTCCCACATCATTGTGGTCATCTTGTTC TTCGGACCttgcatatttatatacacacgCCCTGCAACCACATTCCCCATGGATAAGATGATAGCTGTGTTTTATACACTTGGAACACCTTTGCTCAACCCTCTGATTTATACGCTGAGGAACGCAGAAGTGAAAACTGCCATGAGAAAGTTGTGGAGCAAGAAATTGATCTCAGATGTAAAAACATGA